One region of Oryza sativa Japonica Group chromosome 10, ASM3414082v1 genomic DNA includes:
- the LOC4348317 gene encoding profilin-A-like translates to MRASQPATNTEEPARDKPDQIHPSYKFSWPRAAGRSSRRAKMSWQTYVDEHLMCEIEGHHLTSAAIVGHDGTVWAQSAAFPQFKPEEMTNIMKDFDEPGFLAPTGLFLGPTKYMVIQGEPGAVIRGKKGSGGITVKKTGQALVVGIYDEPMTPGQCNMVVERLGDYLVEQGL, encoded by the exons ATGCGCGCCTCACAACCCGCGACGAACACCGAGGAGCCAGCAAGAGACAAACCTGACCAAATCCACCCTAGCTACAAATTTTCTTGGCCGCGCGCGGCAGGCAGATCGAGCAGGCGAGCGAAGATGTCGTGGCAGACGTACGTCGACGAGCACCTGATGTGCGAGATCGAGGGCCACCACctcacctccgccgccatcgtcggccACGACGGCACCGTCTGGGCACAGAGCGCCGCCTTCCCTCAG TTCAAACCGGAGGAGATGACCAACATCATGAAGGACTTCGACGAGCCGGGGTTCCTCGCCCCGACCGGACTGTTTCTTGGACCAACCAAGTACATGGTCATCCAAGGTGAACCTGGCGCTGTCATTCGTGGCAAGAAG GGATCAGGAGGCATCACAGTGAAGAAGACCGGGCAGGCGCTGGTGGTCGGCATCTACGACGAGCCCATGACCCCGGGGCAGTGCAACATGGTGGTTGAGAGGCTCGGTGACTACCTCGTAGAGCAGGGCctgtag